In the Paenibacillus sp. FSL R7-0337 genome, TGCTGCGGCACCACGCCTAAGCATATCGCTGAAATCTCCGCTGCACTTAAGGGCTATGTGGTGGAACCGCTGCCTGAGCCCGCTGCCTTCAGTGCGCCTGAGAGAATTGCGGTGCAGGAGCATCTGGCCGATGACGAGGGGCAGGGAGGCGGCGAACCGACTCTTGTCGATCTGGTCAAGGAACGCCACACCGTTATCGTAGAGCTTGATCCTCCGCGCGATCTGGACATCGCGAAGTTCATGAAGGGGGCAGAAGCGCTGCGCCGGGCTGGAGCCGATGCGCTGACGCTAGCCGATAATTCGCTTGCTGTCACCCGGATGAGCAATATGGCGCTGGGGCATCTGGTGCAGGCCCGCACAGGCCTGCGGCCGCTGGTGCATATTGCCTGCCGCGACCGCAACTTGATTGGTACCCAGTCGCATCTGATGGGCTTCGATGCGCTGGGGATTGACCATGTGCTGGCCGTGACCGGAGATCCTGCCCGGTTCGGGGATCTGCCCGGCTCAAGCTCAATCTATGACCTGACTTCCTTTGAAATTATACGTATGATTAAGCAGCTCAATGACGGCGTGGCCTTCTCCGGCAAGCCGCTCAAGCAGAAAGCGAAATTCGTCATCGGCGCAGCGTTCAATCCCAATGTCAAGCATCTGGACAAAGCGGTTGAGCGCCTGGAGAAGAAGATTGTCTCGGGTGCGGATTATATTATGACCCAGCCTGTGTATGATCCTGAATTGATTGTCCGGATTGCCAAGGCTACTGAGCATCTGGATATTCCGATATTCATCGGCATTATGCCGCTGGCCAGCGGGCGCAATGCAGAGTATCTGCATAATGAGGTTCCCGGCATTCAGCTCTCTGCCGAGGTCCGCAGCCGGATGGCCGGACTCGAAGGCGAAGCGGGCCGGGCCGAAGGGGTGCTGATTGCCAAGGAGCTGCTGGATGCGGCCATTGCTCATTTTAACGGAATCTATCTGATTACGCCGTTTATGTTCTATGATATGAGCGTGCAGCTGCTGGAGTATATTTGGGAGAAGCAAGGACGTAAGTTATCCCCCTTGTTTCGCTAGTAATAATCAATTACAATAGTGTAATGGATGTGATTCCGTTGTCATATAGTATGACCGGATACGGTCAGTCAGCCCTGCAATCCGGCGGACACAAGATAACGTTCGAGGTCAAATCGGTGAATAACCGGTACTGCGAAGTTGTGCTGCGGTTGCCCAGGGAATGGACGGGGTATGAGGATAGGCTGCGCAGAATGGTTCAGGCTCATATCAGACGGGGACGGGTAGATGTTATTATTAATAGAGAACTCACCGACGGGGCGGCTGACAAGCCTGTGCTGGACCGCCGCAGGGTGAGCGCCTATCTTGATGCAGCGGAGGTACTGGTCCGGGAGTATGGCTTCAAGGGAGAGTTGTCCCTGCGGGATATCCTTGCTATGCCCGGTGTGATGGAACCGAAGGAAGAGACGGCTGCTGATGACGCCTCCGGAGAACTTACAGATCTTCTGGAGCAGGGTCTCCAGCTTAGTCTGGAGGCCCTGCTGGAGATGCGCGGACGGGAAGGCTCCTATTTGGCGGCTGATCTGACGCGCAGACTTGACCGCCTGGAAGAGCTGCATGCCGGAATCAGCAGATATGCGCCTCTGGTTGTGGAGGAGCAGCGCGAGAAGCTGCGGCAACGGCTTAACCTGCTGAATGACGGGAGCTTCCCCTGGGATGAGCATAAATTTTGCATGGAGATGGCTATTTTCGCCGACCGCTGCAATATAGATGAGGAGCTGACCCGGCTTCACAGCCATTTCGGCCAGTGCCGGGCCTTGCTGCTGGGCAGCGAGCCTGCCGGACGCAAGCTTGATTTTCTGATCCAGGAGATGAACAGGGAGACCAACACAATAGGGTCGAAATGCACTCATCTGGCGGTTGTGAATCTGACGCTTGATATGAAGGCGGAGCTTGAGAAGATTCGGGAGCAGGCAGCGAACCTGGAATGACAGGAACCAGTGAGCAAGCTATGATGTTACTTATGGGGGGAACAACCGGAACATGGCAATCAAATTAATCAACATCGGCTTTGGGAATATCGTGTCAGCGAACCGCATTATTTCCATTGTCAGCCCGGAATCGGCACCGATTAAGAGAATTATCCAGGAGGCCAGAGACAGGCATATGCTGATCGATGCCACCTACGGAAGGCGGACGCGGGCTGTCATTATTACCGACAGTGACCATGTGATTCTCTCGGCTGTACAGCCTGAGACGGTAGCTCACCGCCTATCCAGCAAAGACGACGATAACGATGAATAACAACAAATGGAGTGTACTATGTCAAAAGGATTGCTGATTATACTATCCGGCCCTTCCGGTGTCGGCAAAGGTACGGTATGCACAGCGCTGCGGCCGAAGATGCCTGAACTCGTCTATTCTGTTTCTGCCACCACACGCTTACCGCGTGCGGGTGAAGAGAACGGAGTCAATTATTTTTTCAAATCCAGGGAGCAGTTCGCCGATATGATTGAAGGCGACAAGCTGCTGGAATATGCGGAGTACGTAGGCAATTATTACGGTACTCCGCGTGACTTTGTAGAGAGAACCCTGGAGAGCGGAAGAGATATTATTCTGGAGATCGAAGTTCAGGGAGCGCTCAAGGTCAAGGAGAAATTCCCCGAAGGCATCTTTGTGTTCCTTCTTCCCCCGTCTATGGACGAGCTGAAGGACCGCATCCGCGGCCGGGGCACAGAGCATCCTGATGTGATCAGCCACCGCATGTCTGTGGCCGAGGATGAGATCGGTTTGATCCGGCATTATGATTACGCCGTGGTGAATGACGAGATTGATCTGGCTTGCAAGCGAATAGAAAGCATTATTATCGCCGAACATTGTAAGGTTAGATGATAGGTTCTGCAGATAGGTCCATTGCTCCACAGTAAAAGATGAAGAGGTGCCTTACATGCTATATCCATCCATTGACGAACTGGTGACTAAGGTCGACAGCAAGTATTCCCTGGTAGTCGCTTCAGCCCGCCGGGCCAGAGCACTCCGTGAAGGCGGCAAGACCGATATCGTTGCGCCAAAATCGCATAAATATGTCGGTGTTGCCCTTGAAGAAATCTATGAAGACCGCATTGTAGTCACACGCGGTGAAGAATAGGACCAGTTCCGTAGCCTAAGCCTGAAGAGGCTTGGGTGCATGATCTATCCGCACTTGTCCCGCTTGAAATGGTGCCGCCACAGTAAGGGCGGCAGAACCATTTCTGCCGGGCAGGCTGCTCATAAACAAAATAGCCCGTACCGGGCTGTTCCTGACAACCGGAAGGTTGTTATTTTTTTCTCTATCTATATGGAAATATTGAAGCTTAATATAGATTCTGTAGCGGGGGGAGAACACAAATGAAGAGCCTACAAGGGAAGTCGATTATACTCGGAATCACCGGCGGTATTGCTGCGTATAAGGCGGCGGCGCTGACCAGCAAGCTTACCCAGAAGGGGGCCGAGGTACATGTTATTATGACGTCATCGGCCAAGCAGTTCATTACGGAGCTGACGCTCCAGTCGTTGTCGAAGCAGCGGGTGTACAGTGATACGTTCCAGGAGCGCGACCCGTCTTCGATTTCGCATATTGATCTGGCAGATGCTGCCGACCTGGTCCTGATTGCTCCGGCTACGGCCAATATTATCGCCAAAATGGCCCACGGGCTGGCAGACGATATGCTGTCCACCACGCTTCTTGCTACAACAGCGCCTATTATGGTAGCTCCGGCGATGAATGTCCATATGTATCAGCATCCGGCGGTCCTCAGCAATATGGATACCCTCTATAACAGAGGTATTCAGTTTATTGAGCCTGGAGAAGGGCTGCTGGCCTGCGGGTATGTGGGCAAGGGACGGCTGGAGGAGCCGGAGGAGATCGTGAAGGTGGTTGAGAACTTTTTTGTACTGCAGAAGGAGAAGACCTCCGGACCGCTTGCCGGCAAAAAAGTGGTGATTACCGCAGGAGGTACGGTGGAACGCATAGATCCCGTCCGTTATATCTCCAATGATTCCTCGGGTAAAATGGGCTTCGCCCTAGCGCGCGCCGCGCGCGCCATGGGTGCTGCGGTGACGCTGATTGCCGCGCGTACCGATGAGGCGCCGCCCCGTGATGCCGGTATCGATCTGGTCCGTGTCCAGTCAGCACAGGAGATGCACGATGCGGTCATGGACCGCTGGAGGGATTGCGATATTCTTGTAAAAGCAGCGGCGGTTGCGGATTACCGTCCACGCGAGAGCAGTGACTCGAAGATTAAGAAGAGCGGTAGCACCATGACGCTGGAGCTGGTGAAGACAACTGATATTCTGGAGAGCCTGGGCAGAATCAAGGATAAGCAGTTCCTGATCGGCTTTGCCGCTGAGACCGGAAATGCCGAAGCCTATGCCAAGGATAAGCTGGTCCGCAAGAACCTTGATCTGATCGTAGCCAATGATGTGGCCGTAGAAGGCGCGGGCTTTGGCACGGATACCAACATCGTCAAGGTGTATGATGCCGAAGGTCTGGTGCTTGATCTTCCGCTGGCCTCCAAGGATGAGGTGGCGCGCCGGATTCTGCGGCTGGCTGCAGATCGTGTAGCCGGAGCTTTACTATAATGGATATTGCCAAGGTCATTGTCGATGTTCCTGTACGCAGCACCGACCGGCCGTTTGACTATATTATCCCGGATGCTCTGAAGCTGTGGATTGAAGTGGGCAGCCGGGTGGCTGTTCCGTTCGGCCCCCGAACGGTCCAAGGTTTCGTAGTGTCCCTGGAATCAGGGGAGACCGGCAGTGTCTCCCGGATGAAGCCGATTGTAGAAGTACTGGATCTGTTGCCGCCCCTGTCGCCGGAGCTGGTGGAGCTGGCTGATTGGATGAGTCAAAGATACGCCTGCAGACGGATCTCCGCACTGCAGGCGATGCTTCCGACTGCCTTGAAGGGCAAAGCCGAGCGTCTGATCTCGCTTGGGAGTATAGAAGAGGCGTCCAGCGCCCCCGCAGATGAGCTGTTTCCGCTCTTCCTGGAGGCGGATAACGAAGAACAGCAGATCATTGATTTCGTTAAGCGACACAGTGAGGTATCCATGAAGCTGCTGACCCGCACCTTCCCTGAGGCTGCAGAGACGATTAAGTTCATGGTGCGGCGCGGCGTACTGGCAGAGAGCCAGTCGATTAAGGATAAAATGGGCAAAAAGAAGCTCAAGGCCGTTGATTTGGCTATTGGCCTGTCAGCAGCCCGGGAGTCGCTCTCCAGCTTCCCGGCGCGTTCGGCGCGCCAGAAGGAGGTGCTCTCCTACCTCATTGATATGGAAGCCCTGCTGCCGATGCCGCTCAAGGATATTCTGGCGATCCTTCAGGTTACTGCGGGCACGGTCAAAGCACTTGCAGACAAGGGTTATATTGAAATCAGTGAAATTGAAGTCTACCGTGACCCCTACCAGGGACGGGACTTTAAGCCAAGTACCCCGCTTCCGCTGACAGCGGAGCAGGAGATTGTATACAAGCGGATTGTGGGCACTGTAGAGCAGCAGACGCATGAAGTCTTCCTGCTGCACGGGGTGACCGGCAGCGGGAAGACGGAAATCTATCTCCAGACGATCCAGCGCTGTATCGAGCAGGGACGGCAGGCAGTGGTGCTGGTGCCTGAGATTGCACTGACTCCGCAGATGGTGGAACGGTTCAAGGGCCGGTTCGGCAGCGGGGTGGCGGTGATGCACAGCCGGCTGTCTGTAGGCGAACGTTATGACGAGTGGCGCAAGATCCGCGAAGGCAAGGCAATGGTTGCGGTCGGAGCACGCTCAGCCGTGTTCGCTCCGTTTGCCAATCTGGGCCTCATTATTATGGATGAAGAGCATGAAGGCTCCTATAAGCAGGAGGAGAATCCGAAATATCATGCCCGTGATGTGGCTGTCCGCAGGGCAGAGCAGGGCGGTGCCGTGGTGATTCTGGGCTCTGCAACACCTTCACTGGAGAGCTATCATGCCGCTAGATCGCAGAGTGATATCCACTTCTCGCCGATTCTGCTGGAAATGCCGAGCCGTGCACTCGGCAATGAGCTGCCGCAGGTGGCAGTGGTTGATATGCGTGAAGAGCTGAAGGAAGGCAACCGCTCCATGTTCAGCCGCAGCCTGCATGCCGCTCTGGTAAGCAGATTGGAGCGCGGTGAACAGACGGTGCTGCTGCTCAACCGCAGAGGCTTCTCGACCTTCGTCATGTGCCGGAGCTGCGGCTATGTTGCCGGCTGTCCGGAATGCGATATCTCGCTCACCTATCACAGCCGTAGCGACAATCTGCGCTGTCACTACTGTGGGCATGCTGAGCCCGCGCCCAAGCTGTGCCCGGAGTGCGGCAGTGAGCATATCCGCTTCTTCGGGACAGGGACACAACGGGTAGAGGAAGAGCTGGGCAAGCTGTTCCCCGGCATCCGGGTTATTCGTATGGATGTGGACACGACCACGGAGAAGGGCTCACATGAGAAGCTGCTGAACCAGTTCAGAGACAAGAAGGCCGATGTGCTGCTGGGCACACAGATGGTCGCCAAAGGACTCGACTTCCCCGATGTAACGCTGGTTGGGGTCATTACTGCGGATTCTGCGCTCAATCTTCCTGATTTCCGGGCGGCTGAGAAGACCTTTCAGCTCTTGACGCAGGTTGCCGGCCGTGCGGGGCGGCATCAGCTCCCCGGCGAGGTGGTGGTGCAGTCGTATACACCGGAGCATTACTCGATTATCCATGCCAGCGGGCATGATTACCGTTCATTCGTCCGGGACGAGCTGAAGCACCGCAAAGAGCTGCATTACCCGCCCTATTGCCGTCTGATTCTGGTTACTCTGTCGCATGAGCAGCTTCCGCTGCTGCTGAAGCTTGCGGAGAACTATGCGCTCAGCATTCAGGGCAAAGCCAGACAGCTGCGCTGGTACGGCAGTCTGGACAAGCTCTCTTCGGATGCGCTGGATCTGCTGGGACCGGTGGCCTCGCCGCTGCCCCGGCTGAAGGGCCGCTACCGGTTCCAGTGCATCATCAAATGGCGCGGTGCGATTGACGCCATTGCGCTGGCCCGCCAGGTGGCGGAGGAGCTGGAGGATTCCGTCCGCGATAAGGGGCTGCAGATCAGCATTGATGTTGATCCGCAGATGTTGATGTAATTCTCCGGCGTGTTACAATAGTAAGGCGGTTTTGCCCTAAGGAATCGATAAGTATTAATGATATGTATAGAACAAGGATGGTGTTAGTGTAAATGGCAATCAGGCTGATTGTGAAAGAACCGGATGAAGTATTGCACAAGAAAGCGAAGACGGTAACCACCGTCACCCCCAATGTACAAAAATTGCTCGATGATATGGCAGATACGATGTATGACGCAGAAGGTGTTGGTCTCGCAGCCCCGCAGGTAGGCATTCTGAAACGGCTGATTGTAATAGATGCCGATGAGGAGCATGGATTGATCAAGCTGATCAATCCCGAGATTATCAGCATGGACGGGGAGCAGTTCGGACCTGAAGGCTGCCTGAGTATTCCCGGCCTGAACGGGGATGTCCGCCGTGCGGAGACAGTGACTGTACGCGG is a window encoding:
- the gmk gene encoding guanylate kinase, which encodes MSKGLLIILSGPSGVGKGTVCTALRPKMPELVYSVSATTRLPRAGEENGVNYFFKSREQFADMIEGDKLLEYAEYVGNYYGTPRDFVERTLESGRDIILEIEVQGALKVKEKFPEGIFVFLLPPSMDELKDRIRGRGTEHPDVISHRMSVAEDEIGLIRHYDYAVVNDEIDLACKRIESIIIAEHCKVR
- the rpoZ gene encoding DNA-directed RNA polymerase subunit omega, which encodes MLYPSIDELVTKVDSKYSLVVASARRARALREGGKTDIVAPKSHKYVGVALEEIYEDRIVVTRGEE
- a CDS encoding YicC/YloC family endoribonuclease, encoding MSYSMTGYGQSALQSGGHKITFEVKSVNNRYCEVVLRLPREWTGYEDRLRRMVQAHIRRGRVDVIINRELTDGAADKPVLDRRRVSAYLDAAEVLVREYGFKGELSLRDILAMPGVMEPKEETAADDASGELTDLLEQGLQLSLEALLEMRGREGSYLAADLTRRLDRLEELHAGISRYAPLVVEEQREKLRQRLNLLNDGSFPWDEHKFCMEMAIFADRCNIDEELTRLHSHFGQCRALLLGSEPAGRKLDFLIQEMNRETNTIGSKCTHLAVVNLTLDMKAELEKIREQAANLE
- a CDS encoding DUF370 domain-containing protein; amino-acid sequence: MAIKLINIGFGNIVSANRIISIVSPESAPIKRIIQEARDRHMLIDATYGRRTRAVIITDSDHVILSAVQPETVAHRLSSKDDDNDE
- the priA gene encoding primosomal protein N': MDIAKVIVDVPVRSTDRPFDYIIPDALKLWIEVGSRVAVPFGPRTVQGFVVSLESGETGSVSRMKPIVEVLDLLPPLSPELVELADWMSQRYACRRISALQAMLPTALKGKAERLISLGSIEEASSAPADELFPLFLEADNEEQQIIDFVKRHSEVSMKLLTRTFPEAAETIKFMVRRGVLAESQSIKDKMGKKKLKAVDLAIGLSAARESLSSFPARSARQKEVLSYLIDMEALLPMPLKDILAILQVTAGTVKALADKGYIEISEIEVYRDPYQGRDFKPSTPLPLTAEQEIVYKRIVGTVEQQTHEVFLLHGVTGSGKTEIYLQTIQRCIEQGRQAVVLVPEIALTPQMVERFKGRFGSGVAVMHSRLSVGERYDEWRKIREGKAMVAVGARSAVFAPFANLGLIIMDEEHEGSYKQEENPKYHARDVAVRRAEQGGAVVILGSATPSLESYHAARSQSDIHFSPILLEMPSRALGNELPQVAVVDMREELKEGNRSMFSRSLHAALVSRLERGEQTVLLLNRRGFSTFVMCRSCGYVAGCPECDISLTYHSRSDNLRCHYCGHAEPAPKLCPECGSEHIRFFGTGTQRVEEELGKLFPGIRVIRMDVDTTTEKGSHEKLLNQFRDKKADVLLGTQMVAKGLDFPDVTLVGVITADSALNLPDFRAAEKTFQLLTQVAGRAGRHQLPGEVVVQSYTPEHYSIIHASGHDYRSFVRDELKHRKELHYPPYCRLILVTLSHEQLPLLLKLAENYALSIQGKARQLRWYGSLDKLSSDALDLLGPVASPLPRLKGRYRFQCIIKWRGAIDAIALARQVAEELEDSVRDKGLQISIDVDPQMLM
- the coaBC gene encoding bifunctional phosphopantothenoylcysteine decarboxylase/phosphopantothenate--cysteine ligase CoaBC, with protein sequence MKSLQGKSIILGITGGIAAYKAAALTSKLTQKGAEVHVIMTSSAKQFITELTLQSLSKQRVYSDTFQERDPSSISHIDLADAADLVLIAPATANIIAKMAHGLADDMLSTTLLATTAPIMVAPAMNVHMYQHPAVLSNMDTLYNRGIQFIEPGEGLLACGYVGKGRLEEPEEIVKVVENFFVLQKEKTSGPLAGKKVVITAGGTVERIDPVRYISNDSSGKMGFALARAARAMGAAVTLIAARTDEAPPRDAGIDLVRVQSAQEMHDAVMDRWRDCDILVKAAAVADYRPRESSDSKIKKSGSTMTLELVKTTDILESLGRIKDKQFLIGFAAETGNAEAYAKDKLVRKNLDLIVANDVAVEGAGFGTDTNIVKVYDAEGLVLDLPLASKDEVARRILRLAADRVAGALL
- the def gene encoding peptide deformylase, whose product is MAIRLIVKEPDEVLHKKAKTVTTVTPNVQKLLDDMADTMYDAEGVGLAAPQVGILKRLIVIDADEEHGLIKLINPEIISMDGEQFGPEGCLSIPGLNGDVRRAETVTVRGLNREGEEVTITGSGLLARAFQHEIDHLNGVLFTDIAEKVYEYTAERSETEE
- a CDS encoding bifunctional homocysteine S-methyltransferase/methylenetetrahydrofolate reductase codes for the protein MKPDLRSAWEKNVLVGDGAMGTFLYQKGFPVGISYEELNLTSPEVIEDVHRSYINAGAVLLESNTYSANYDKLSKFGLEAKVADINRAGVRIARRAAGENGYVVGAIGSIRAGKRANLSSSELKKFFSQQIAALLEEAPDGIMLETFYDVEELHLALKAVRKLSSLPVICQLAVDDSARTLDGLTLPEAFHILQQDGADVIGFNCNTGPNGIKRALGTLQGKLALPVSIYPNAGVADYVDGQYRYGASPEYFGQMAPVFADMGSRIIGGCCGTTPKHIAEISAALKGYVVEPLPEPAAFSAPERIAVQEHLADDEGQGGGEPTLVDLVKERHTVIVELDPPRDLDIAKFMKGAEALRRAGADALTLADNSLAVTRMSNMALGHLVQARTGLRPLVHIACRDRNLIGTQSHLMGFDALGIDHVLAVTGDPARFGDLPGSSSIYDLTSFEIIRMIKQLNDGVAFSGKPLKQKAKFVIGAAFNPNVKHLDKAVERLEKKIVSGADYIMTQPVYDPELIVRIAKATEHLDIPIFIGIMPLASGRNAEYLHNEVPGIQLSAEVRSRMAGLEGEAGRAEGVLIAKELLDAAIAHFNGIYLITPFMFYDMSVQLLEYIWEKQGRKLSPLFR